TTGGGCAGCGAGCCGCCGAGGTTGGGCAACAGCGCCGGTTTTTTGCCGCTGCTCTCTGCCATGATCGCCAGCGTCCAGTCCACCAACGGGTCAGTGGGATCGAGGCGCGTGGCCGGTGAACCGCGCAGAAAAGTCACCTCAACCTGCGGAAAACCGTGCGCCACCAGATGCGCCTGCAAATGACTGACCAGATTTTGCCAGTCGGTGCCGACCACAAACCGCAGCTGGCACACCGCCGTTGCCGTGGGCGGAATGGCGTTCATTGGTCGTTGCGGGTTGCCGGCGACCATGGACAGCACCTCCAGCGTGTTGGCCGCATAGAGTCGCTCGCTCTGGCTGAGCCCCGCTTCTCCCCAGGTTATATCGGTTTGCGGATCGCCAGGATTTCCGGCCACAATAATGTCACTCAGGATATCGCGCACCGCCGCGCTCACCGACGGCGCCTTGAGCGCCGTTACCTGCAGTTGTCCCTGCTGATTAACCAGCGAAGCGATAGCGTTAGCCAGTTGAGTGGCAGGATTACTCAGCAGGCCACCCCAGTTGCCCGAATGACAGGCGTTATCCCGCGCGTTGATGCTCAGCTGGAAATTGACGCAGCCGCGCGAGCCTAAAAACAGCGTGGGTCGTTCGGCATTCACGCGCGGGCCGTCAGAGGCGATGAACAGATCGGCCTGCAGCAGCTCGCCATGCTGCTGACACAGCGCTGCCAGGCCTGGTGAGCTGATCTCTTCGCCCATCTCGAACAGCAAGGTGCAGTTAAAACCCAGATGGCCGCCGCGCGCATGAAAAATCTGCTGCAGCGCGGCGATGTTTACGCTGTGCTGCCCTTTGTTATCGGCGCTGCCCCGGCCATACCAGCGATCGCCCTCTTCGCTAAGCTGCCATGGCGTCAGGCCGCTGCGCCAGTTCTCATCGTCGCCAAACACCACGTCGCCGTGGCCGTAACAGAGCATCGTCGGCAATGCATCATTCTCACGGCGTCGCGCCACCAGAAACGGGCAGTGCGCTGCCTCAGCATTCTCCAGCCAGTGCAGCGTAAAGCCCATTTCCACCAGCGACGGCGCAATCTCCTGATGCAGATAGGCGCGCAGTTGCGCCTGACGATCGCTGCGCTGGCTTTCGGTTGCCATCGCCACCCGACGCGCCAGCACTTCACGAAATTCACCCCGGTCAAACCAGGCGGCAGCCTGTTCACTTACCTGTTCTGCTGTCATTGGCTCTCTTCCTGCACGCTGTGAATGGTTTCACTCCATCTAAGCCAATTAATCGCTTTGCCACAATTATCAAATAAACAAACAAGCGTTGCTTTAAAAGCAAAGGTATAGTGCCCTGTTTCAAGGCATGCACCATCGGGGGGCAACATCATGCTCAGTACGGAGATTCGTTATTTTCTTGCCGTCGCCAGCACCGGCTCGCTCAGCGCCGCCAGCCAGCAACTTTATGTGGCGGTTTCGGCCATCAGCCGCCAGATTCAGCGGCTTGAGCAGCAGGTTGGCGCGCCGCTGTTTGAACGTCATCCGCGCGGCATGATTCTGAATGAGGCGGGTGAGATTTTTGCCCATCACGTCCGCAGGAACATGCTGGAGATGGAGCTGGCAGTGGCGGAAATCAAAGGGTTAAATGCGGTACGCCGCGCCCTGATTCGCATCGCCTGCACCGATGGCATGGCGTTTGATCTGCTGCCGACGCTGATGGCGCGCTTTCGTCTGCAAAATCCCGCGGTCACCTTCAGCCTGCAGATTGCCAGCAGCAGCACGGTGGCAGGGCTGATTCGCGAAGGTGAATGCGACGTGGCGTTTCAGTTCAGCCTGCAACCGGAGCGTGCCGTTGACGTGGTGGCCAGCTGGCCCGCCCCGGTGTTGCTGGCGATGCAGCAACAGCATCCGCTGGCCGGTGCGGCAATCGGCCTTGCCGACCTCAGCCATTATCCGGTGGCCCTGCCGCAGCAAGGATCGACGGTGCGCCAGCTGTTTGACCTGACCTGCCATATGAACGGTATTTTTATCGAGCCGGTGCTGACCTGCGACAGTTTTGCCACGCTGTGGCACTTCCTGCTCAACACGCCCGGCGCACTGACGCTGTGCAGCCAGTTCACCGTGCTTTACCAGACCGACAGGCTGGCGCTGAAATCGATTGGTATTAACCAGCTCAGCCAGCGAACCTTGCAGGTGCAGACGCCGACAGGCCGCCGCCGCAGCGCAGCGCTGGCGCTGTGGATTGATTTTGTCTGCGAAGAGATCACCCGACAAAATCAGCGTGTCCAGCCGATGTGGCAGGATGCATGATGACGTGGCGTAAACGATAAACGGCCCGCCGGAAGCGACGGGCCGTGAGGAGACTTAACGTGACGTTGTCACGTATAAATCACTCACAAAACAGCGTGATGCTTATTTTGCGATATCAACCTGATAGAAAATATGCTTCCCAAACGGATCCACTTCGTAGCCGGTAACCTCTTTGCGTACCGGTTCGAATATTGTTGAATGGGCAATCATCACCGCGGGCGCCTGGTCATGCATGATCTGCTGCGCTTCGGTGTAGAGCTGGATACGTTTGTTGTGATCCTGCTCGGCGCGCGCGGTGGTAATCAGTTTTTCAAATGGCTGATAGCACCATTTTGATGAGTTCGATCCGCCGTTGGCTGAGGTGCAGCTGTAGAGCGGGCCAAAGAAGTTATCGGGATCGCCGGTTGCGGTGGTCCAGCCCATCAGCGCGGCCTGATGTTCACCACTCTTCACGCGCTTCAGGTATTCGCCCCATTCATAGGTCACGATATTGGCTTTGATGCCCACTTTGGCCCAGTCTGACTGAATCATCTCCGCCATGCGGCGTGCATTGGGATTGTAAGGACGCTGCACCGGCATCGCCCACAGCGCAATGGTGGTGCCAGGTTTGATGCCCGCTTCGGCTAACAGCGCCTTGGCCTTTTCCGGATCGTAGTCGTAATCTTTCAGTGCCTGATCGGCGCTCCAGACGCCCGGCGGCAGGATATTTTTAGCCACCGTCCCGGTGCCCTTGAACACGGCCTCAATGATCGCCGGTTTGTTGATCGCCATGGTCAACGCCTGGCGCACTTTGACATTATCCAGCGGCGCTTTCTGCGTGTTAAACGACAGGAATCCGGTGTTCAGCCCCGCCTTCTGTACCAGCTTAATATCCGGGTTCTCTTTCATGCGCGGCAGATCGGCAGGATTGGGGAACGGCATGCCCTGGCATTCGTTTTTCTCCAGCTTGGCGTAGCGCACCGACGCATCGGGCGTGATGGAGAAGATCAGCCGATCGAGCTTCGCTTTGCCCTGCCAGTACTGCGGAAAGGCGCGATAGAGAATGCGTGAATCTTTCTGGTACTGCACCAGTTCAAACGGCCCAGTGCCGATCGGATCGCTGTCGACCTTCTCCGGCGTGCCCGCCTTCAGCATCGCATCGGCATATTCAGCGGAGTGGATGGAAGCAAAATACCAGGCGAGATCGGCGAGAAACGGCGCTTCGGCATGCGCCAGCGTGAAGCGCACGCTGTGATCGTCAACTTTCTCGATTTTCTTGATCAGCGAACCAAATTCCAGACTTTCAAAGTTGGAGTAGTTGCCGCTGGAGACGTTGTGGTAGGGATTTTTGGGGTCCATCTGACGCATAAACGAGAAGATCACGTCGTCGGCGTTGAAATCGCGGCTCGGCTTAAACAGCTTGTTGCTGTGGAATTTCACGCCCTGACGCAGATGAAAGGTATACACCGTGCCGTCTGCGCTGATGTCCCAGCGTTCCGCCAGGCTGGGCTGCAGTTCGGTGGTACCGGTTTTAAAATCGACCAGCCGGTTGAACACCGGTACGGCGCTGGCGTCAACGCTGGTGCCGGAGGTATAGAGCTGCGGGTTGAAGTTCTCCGGTGAACCTTCAGAACACCAGACCAGCGTTTTCGCTGATGCACTTCCCGCCAGCGCCAGCACCAACGCCGCCAGGGCAAAACGACCTCTTTTTTTCATGCCGATCCTCGCTTTTTATTTGACTTCCGCTCGTTACGGTTGGTAAATGAAATTCACATCTTTTTAATAAATAACATGAAATCGCCGCGTCGCAGAACATTTCTGGCGTGCTATCTATAAGGAAAAATGATGTCTGATAATCTTGCCGCTACCCTTACGCAACGTTTTTTTCGCTATCTGGCCGTCAGCAGCCAGAGCGATGCCAGTGCAACCGAGCTGCCCAGCACGCCACAGCAGCATCAGATGGCCCAGCTGCTCGCTGATGAACTCAACGCCATGGGCCTGCACAATGTGGTTATCGATCGTCACGCCACCGTGACCGCCCTCAAGCCGGGGACGAAACCGAACGCACCGCGCATCGGTTTTATTGCGCATATCGATACCGTTGATGTTGGCCTGTCGCCCGATATTTTTCCGCAGAAGATCGTCTTTCACGGCGATGACGTTTGCCTTAATCCGCAGCAGGACATCTGGTTGCGCACCGCGCAGCACCCGGAAATCCTCGCCTATGAAGGTCAGGAGATCATTTTCAGCGACGGCACCAGCGTACTGGGCGCCGATAACAAAGCGGCGGTCACCGTGGTGATGACCCTGATGGAGCGGCTACAGGGCGATCACGGCGACATCGTGGTGGCGTTTGTTCCCGATGAAGAGATCGGCCTGCGCGGCGCCAAAGCGCTGGATTTGGAGACGCGCTTTAACGTCGATTTCGCCTACACCATCGACTGCTGCGAACTGGGCGAAGTGGTTTATGAAAACTTCAATGCCGCTGCCGCGCAGATTGTCTTTACCGGCGTCACCGCCCACCCGATGTCGGGCAAAGGCGTACTGGTTAACCCGTTGCTGATGGCCCATGACTTTATCAGTCAGTTTGACCGCTATCAGACACCGGAACATACCGAAGGCCGTGAAGGCTATACCTGGTTCAACGACTTGCAGGCCAACGCCAGCGAAGCGCGGTTAAAAGCCTCGGTGCGTGATTTCGATCTGGCACAGTTTGCCGAGCGCAAAAAACAGATTGAGCGCGTTGCCAGTGACATTGCCGCTGCGTATCCCACCGGTAAGGTCGAGGTCAGCATCAGCGACACCTACAGCAATATCAGTAATGCGCTCGGCGACGATCGCCGCGCCATCGACCTGCTGTTTACCGCGCTGGATGAGCTGGCGATCGCGCCAAAAGTGATTCCCATGCGGGGCGGCACCGACGGCGCAGCGCTGTCGGCAAAGGGCCTGTTAACGCCGAACTTCTTCACCGGCGCGCATAATTTTCACTCAAAATTTGAGTTCCTGCCGGTGCCTTCGTTTGTGAAATCTTATGAAGTGGCGGAGAAACTCTGCCTGCTGGCGGCGCGTGACTGAATAAAGGGGCGGCTTTCGCCCCTTTTGTTATTTGCCGGTGGCGACGTCAATGCCAGGGAAATATTTCTTCGCCAGCGCGGTCAGCGTGCCATCCGCCTGCACTTTGTCGATTGCCGTATCCAGCTGCTGCTTCAGCGCGCTGTCATCCTTGCGCAGACCAAAGCCGATGCCGCTACCGAGGATTTTGTCATCTTCTACCGGCTTGCCGATGAAGGCGAACCCTTTGCCCTGCGGCTTATCGAGAAAACCAGACTGACCGGCGGCTGACATCACCAGCGTGCCGTCGAGACGGCCAGCGATCATGTCGTTATAGACCTGATTTTGATCCTGATACGAAGTCACGGTTACGCCTTTTGGCTCCCAGTGTTTCTTCGCGTAGGTTTCCTGAATCGAGCCCTGCAGCACGCCAATGTTCTTACCCTGTAAGCCTTCCGCCGTGGCCTGTTTCAGCCCGGAACCCGCCTTGCCCACCAGCATGCTCGGAATGCGGTACACCGGTTTGGTGAAAGCAATACTCTTTTCCCGCGCTTCGGTGATGTTCATCGCTGAGTTAATGGCGTCAAACTTTTTAGCCGCCAGCGCCGGGATCAGCGCATCAAAACTGCTTTCCACCCAGCTGCAGGAGAGCGCCGCCGCCTTGCAGATCGCATTGCCCAGTTCAATATCAAACCCTTCCAGCTCACCCTGCGCGTTACGGCTTTCAAACGGCGGATACTGCGATTCCACGCCATAACGCAGCGTCTCCTGCGCCAGAACAGAAGCCGATGAAAACAGACCCACAGCCACAAACAGTGCACTTAACTTTTTCATTGATTTTCCCTGCGGTAAGGTGGTTAACGAGGCAGTACCTGACACAGCGCCTGTGCCCCAAGCAGTAAGGTAGCGTCATCTTTAGCAAAGGAGAGACGAATCAGCCGGTTATCGGTGCCGTCGGTGTAAAATGCCGACAGCGGAATGGTCGCCACACCGTGGTCGACAATAAGACGTTTTACCATTTCGCTGTCGCTTTCGTCACTGAAATGTCCGTAGCTGGCGAGCATAAAGAATGAACCGGCGGAAGGCAGCAGCCTAAACGGCGAGTCGCCCAGCGCCTGCGCCAGCAGATCGCGCTTGCGCTGATAAAATTCGCCAAGCGACAGCCAGGTGTGCGGATTGCGCAGATATTCCGCAAAGCCGACCTGCATCGGCGTATCGGCGGAGAACATCATGAACTGATGGACTTTAACCACCTCCTCCATTAGCGCGGCGGGTGCCAGACAGTAGCCAACGCGCCAGCCGGTAACGTGAAAGGTTTTGCCAAATGACGACACCACCACGCTGCGCTCGGCCAGTTCCGCATGGGTGGCCATGCCGCAGTGGCGACGGCCATCAAACAGAATGTGCTCATACACTTCGTCGGAGAGCACCACAATGTCGGTGTGGCGGGTCAGCGCGGCAAGCTGCGCCAGATCGGCATCGCTCAGTACCTGCGCACTGGGATTGTGCGGCGTGTTGATAATGATCATCCGCGTGCGCGGCGTGATTGCCGCTCGCACCTCGTCCCAGTTGATGGCGAAATCGGGCTGCTGCAGTTTGAGGGCGATCGGCGTGGCGCCCTGCAGACGCACTACCGGCGCGTAACTGTCAAACGCCGGCTCAAAGAAAATCACCTCATCACCGGCGTGCACCAGTCCGGCAATCGCCATATAGAGTCCCTGGCTGGCGCTGCCGGTGATTAATACTTCGCTGCCGGCATCGTAGTCACGGCCATACAGACCCAGCACCTTTTCTGCCAGCACTTCGCGCAGCGCAGGTAAACCGAGCATCGAGGCATATTGATTATGCCCTTCGCGCATCGCGCGGCTGACCGATTCAACCAGCAGCGGATCGCACGGGAAATTGGGCGCGCCCTGCGACAGGTTAATGGCGTTGTGCTGTGCGGAGAGCTGGCCAATCACGCTGAAAATAGTGGTGCCGACGTCGGGTAACTTCGAACGTGGCGCGACGGCTGAGGACAGGGTCATAATGGCTCCCGCGGAGTGCATAAGATAAGCGTAAAATTGATTAGCTATTCAACGACCTTGTGCTTGAGGCGACAACTGATATGTTGTCATAATAGCCATGCAAAAAACTCATAGCTAAGGATGATCATGCCTCGCCGCCCGCTGCCGTTGAACGCCCTGCACGCCTTTCTGGTCACTGCCCGCCATCTCAACCTGACGCGCGCCGCGCAGGAACTCTGCATAACGCAGGGTGCGGTGAGCCGTAAAATCGCCGCGCTGGAAGCCTGGCTGGGGTTTTCGCTGTTTGAGCGCCATGCGCGCGGGCTTTATCTCACCTCGCGCGGTGCGGCGTTGCTGCCCGAGCTGAATCAGGGTTTTGCGTTGATTGCCGACGCCGCCGATAAGGCCACCAGCCAGAGCGCCCGCATGACGTTAAAAGCGCCCACCTGCGCCCTGCGCTGGCTGCTACCTAAGCTGATGGCGTTTGAACAGCAGCATCCTGAGATTGAGGTGGCGTTAACCACGACGCTCGATCACAGCCAGCAGCTGGACGGCTTTGATGCCGCCATTCTGTATGGTGCCCAGTTGGATCAGGCCGATGTGCTGTTTGCGGAGACACTGACGCCGGTGGTGAGCCGCTCGCTGCTGGATGGCGACACGCTGTCGCTGGCGGCGCTTTCCCGCCTGACCTTTTTACACCCGACGCAGGATGATATTGACTGGCGTTTATGGCTGCAGGCGCAGCGGGCCGAGGTGAAAATGGCGCGTAATCAATACTTTGATACTATGGATTTGGCGATCAGCGCGGCGATTCAGGGGTTTGGGGTGACGGTTGCCGATGTGACCTTGATTCAGGCCGATCTGGCGAGCGGCCGACTGCATGCGCCGTTCAGCGCCAGCGTGAAAACCGGCGCCGTCTACAGCGTACTGTATCGGCGCCAGGAGACCACGGCAAACCAAGCGGCACTGATCGCCTGGCTCCAGGGCAATTAATCAGAACGACACCCACTCATCGCTGCTGCTGGCAGCGGCAGTGGGCGCAAGACGCGGACGCAGTGGTGTTTGCGGAGCGGCAACCGGTGCCGCAGCGGCCTGGGGTGCCAGCCGGAAACGCGCCACTGAACGCTGCAGCTCTTCGGTCTGACGCTCCAGCGCACCGGCGGCGGCGGAAACTTCTTCCACCAGCGAGGCGTTCTGCTGCGTCACGCTGTCCATTTCCGCCACGGCGGTGCCCACCTGCGAAATGCCTTTGCTCTGCTCATGCGACGCGTCGGCGATCTGCTTCATGATCTCATTCACGTCAGACACCGCTTTTAACATCTCATCCATGGTGCTGCCCGCGGCATTCACCAGCTGAGAGCCTTTGTCGACGCGCTGTACTGATTCGCTGATCAGCGTTTCGATCTCTTTGGCAGCACCGGCACTGCGCTGCGCCAGATTACGCACTTCGCTGGCAACCACGGCAAAGCCACGGCCCTGCTCACCGGCGCGCGCCGCTTCTACCGCCGCGTTTAGCGCCAGAATATTGGTCTGGAAGGCGATGCTGTTGATCACGCTGGTGATCTCAGCAATTTTCTTCGAGCTGCCGGTGATCTCTTGCATGGTTTGCACCACGTCGTTGACCAGCTCGCCGCCCTTGCTGGCGGTTTTGGTGGCGGTCTGTGCCAGGCTACTCGCCTGTTGCGCGTTGTCAGCGTTGAACTTCACCGTGGCGGTGAGCTGCTCCATGCTGGCTGCGGTCTGCTCCAGCGCGGCGGCCTGCTGTTCGGTGCGTGAGGAGAGATCGTTGTTGCCCATCGAAATCTCGGCCGCGCCGCGATAGATATTGTCGGTGCCGCTGCGAATGGCACTCACCGCATCACGCAGGCTGTCCTGCATGGCGTTGAGTAACGGCACCAGCTTGCCGACGCAGTTGCGGCCAAATTCCTGTACCGGATGGCTGAGGTCGCCATCGGCAATAAACTGGAAATGCTGGCGAATTTTATCCAGCGGACGCACCAGCATGGTGACCAGATAACGATCGGTGAACAGCAGGATCACCAAACCAAAAACCACCGCCGCGATGATGATCGATTTAGTGATATCAGTCAGACGATCCACCGTGACGCGCGTTTGATCGAGTAATTCGCTGGCACGCTGATTGTACTGTTCAGCGCTGGCGCCGAAAGCGCGGCTGAGTGCCGGCGTTACGTTGCTGGCGTGCGTGCGAAACGCCGCCAGATCGCCACTTTTGGCCAGCGTCATCTGCGGAACAATGCCGGCATCAAGCAGCTTCTGCCAGCTGTCGATCACCGCAGCTGACGTAGCCGCGTCCATCGGGCCGGGCGCGCCCGCTTTAAATTTTACCAGCTGCGCTTCCATCGCATCAAGCGCGGCGGCGGCTGGCGCGTAATCGGCGGCCTGTGGCGTTTTGCCGGCGGCGGCACCGTCCATCACCCGCGACAGGCGCGTGATGAAACGAAAATATTGGTCATTGCCTTTGCTCAGCAGGGTCATTTGCGACACCAGCTGACGGTCAACGGTGTTACCGTCGCCCAGTTTACCCAGCGCATGCACGCTGTAGAGACCAACCCCTGACCAAAGCAGACAAAAAACGCCGAGTATCCACAACATGACACTGCGAATAGAGAAGTTTTTAAGAATTGCCATAATGAGTTCCTTGCTGACCCATACTGTTATTGCCCGACACACGCGGGATTAAGCAGGTTATCGGCAGCAAAGAAAGAAAATGTAAGAAAAAACGTCGCGGCACTATTTACCCACGGCATCAGTATGGTTATTTGAGTTTTACCATCGCCCGGCGAAACAGCGACAGAATACGCAGCCGACGCTTCATAAAGTTCTCTTTCAGCGAGATATGTGCCTCGCCCTGTCGTCCCAGACAGAGGGTGATGTCATTATCCGGTCGCCAGGCAGGCCAGGCGACCTTGCCCTCCAGCGTTGAGGAGAACGGCGTGGCGTAACGGGCGAAGTTAAGCCAGTACTGGCTCACGTCTTCGGCAAAGGCGCGGTCGCCGTCGGTGATTTCCCGACCAGCTTCAATGGCCGGCACCTGATCCAGCGTATTGAGCGTATAGACGATCTCTGCGCCGTGCCACGCGCCGTCAGGACACAGATCGCGCGAACGTTCGGAAACATAGTCGAACCAGTAGCGCCAGCCCGGCATTCCCACCTGGCACTGCGCGGCAACCACCAGCTGGCTCATCGCGGTAAAAGCCATATCGCGTGATACTGCTCGACCCAGTGCGCGATCGTCATGCAGGTCATACATCCAGTTCAGCAGCTTGTAAACCGGCCGACGACGACGACGCAGATCCGCCACCAGCGCCGAGGCGTTTACGCCAAAATAGTCGAGCACGCTGCTTTCGTCGCTGTTGCTGCCGATCAATATCGGCAATTTATGCTGCCGGGCGCGGGCAAACACCTTGAGCATGGGCAACGGCAATACCGCATCCCCGGCAATCGGCGTCGGCCCGATGCGCATGCCCGGCGGCAGCAGGGTCAACGCCTCGGCTGGCAAAGCGCGCAGCTGTTCGGCGCTGGGCTGCTCAAGGGAGAAATGACGGGCAACTTTTTCGCCTAGCGCCAGCGCTTCAGTGCGTGATACATCAGGCAGTGCATAGGCGCTCTGCGCAATGCCTTTGTGAAACAGCCCCTGCGCCAGCGGCGAACAAAACAGCGACAGCACGCTGCGCGCGCCGGAAGATTCACCCATGATGGTGACGTTGTGGCGATCGCCACCGAAAGCGGGAATATTGCGTTGCACCCACTGCAGCGCGGCGATTTGATCGAGCAGCGCAAAATTATTGATGGTTTTGCCCGCCGGATATTCCGCATCCAGCGCCGGATGTGCAAAAAAGCCGAGATGGCCGAGGCGATAATTAAGGGTCACCATCACCACGCCGCGCGCGGCCAGGGGTTTACCGCTGTAGGGTGCCAGCGAGCCAGCACCCAGCGCGTAGCCGCCGCCGTGGATCCAGACTATCACCGGCAAAGGGCGAACCGGTTCAATTTCCGGCGTCCAGACATTGAGATAGAGGCAGTCTTCATCCGGCAAAGCGGGATCGCCGCCGCCAATTTCCATGCACACCTCACGGCTCTGCCAGCTGGCGCTGCCCCAGGCCAAAGCATCACGGCAACCGTGCCAGGGCGTGACCGCAGCCGGTGGTCGCCAGCGACGTTCGCCTGTCGGTGGCGCGGCGTAAGGGATGCCTTTAAATACCGCGATCTCTCCCTCGGCGGTGCCCGCCAGTTGGCCTTCGGCGGTATTCACCGTGATGTGCTGCTG
The sequence above is drawn from the Duffyella gerundensis genome and encodes:
- the pepT gene encoding peptidase T — its product is MSDNLAATLTQRFFRYLAVSSQSDASATELPSTPQQHQMAQLLADELNAMGLHNVVIDRHATVTALKPGTKPNAPRIGFIAHIDTVDVGLSPDIFPQKIVFHGDDVCLNPQQDIWLRTAQHPEILAYEGQEIIFSDGTSVLGADNKAAVTVVMTLMERLQGDHGDIVVAFVPDEEIGLRGAKALDLETRFNVDFAYTIDCCELGEVVYENFNAAAAQIVFTGVTAHPMSGKGVLVNPLLMAHDFISQFDRYQTPEHTEGREGYTWFNDLQANASEARLKASVRDFDLAQFAERKKQIERVASDIAAAYPTGKVEVSISDTYSNISNALGDDRRAIDLLFTALDELAIAPKVIPMRGGTDGAALSAKGLLTPNFFTGAHNFHSKFEFLPVPSFVKSYEVAEKLCLLAARD
- a CDS encoding ABC transporter substrate-binding protein; its protein translation is MKKRGRFALAALVLALAGSASAKTLVWCSEGSPENFNPQLYTSGTSVDASAVPVFNRLVDFKTGTTELQPSLAERWDISADGTVYTFHLRQGVKFHSNKLFKPSRDFNADDVIFSFMRQMDPKNPYHNVSSGNYSNFESLEFGSLIKKIEKVDDHSVRFTLAHAEAPFLADLAWYFASIHSAEYADAMLKAGTPEKVDSDPIGTGPFELVQYQKDSRILYRAFPQYWQGKAKLDRLIFSITPDASVRYAKLEKNECQGMPFPNPADLPRMKENPDIKLVQKAGLNTGFLSFNTQKAPLDNVKVRQALTMAINKPAIIEAVFKGTGTVAKNILPPGVWSADQALKDYDYDPEKAKALLAEAGIKPGTTIALWAMPVQRPYNPNARRMAEMIQSDWAKVGIKANIVTYEWGEYLKRVKSGEHQAALMGWTTATGDPDNFFGPLYSCTSANGGSNSSKWCYQPFEKLITTARAEQDHNKRIQLYTEAQQIMHDQAPAVMIAHSTIFEPVRKEVTGYEVDPFGKHIFYQVDIAK
- a CDS encoding LysR family transcriptional regulator; this encodes MLSTEIRYFLAVASTGSLSAASQQLYVAVSAISRQIQRLEQQVGAPLFERHPRGMILNEAGEIFAHHVRRNMLEMELAVAEIKGLNAVRRALIRIACTDGMAFDLLPTLMARFRLQNPAVTFSLQIASSSTVAGLIREGECDVAFQFSLQPERAVDVVASWPAPVLLAMQQQHPLAGAAIGLADLSHYPVALPQQGSTVRQLFDLTCHMNGIFIEPVLTCDSFATLWHFLLNTPGALTLCSQFTVLYQTDRLALKSIGINQLSQRTLQVQTPTGRRRSAALALWIDFVCEEITRQNQRVQPMWQDA
- a CDS encoding carboxylesterase/lipase family protein, whose translation is MKNQQHITVNTAEGQLAGTAEGEIAVFKGIPYAAPPTGERRWRPPAAVTPWHGCRDALAWGSASWQSREVCMEIGGGDPALPDEDCLYLNVWTPEIEPVRPLPVIVWIHGGGYALGAGSLAPYSGKPLAARGVVMVTLNYRLGHLGFFAHPALDAEYPAGKTINNFALLDQIAALQWVQRNIPAFGGDRHNVTIMGESSGARSVLSLFCSPLAQGLFHKGIAQSAYALPDVSRTEALALGEKVARHFSLEQPSAEQLRALPAEALTLLPPGMRIGPTPIAGDAVLPLPMLKVFARARQHKLPILIGSNSDESSVLDYFGVNASALVADLRRRRRPVYKLLNWMYDLHDDRALGRAVSRDMAFTAMSQLVVAAQCQVGMPGWRYWFDYVSERSRDLCPDGAWHGAEIVYTLNTLDQVPAIEAGREITDGDRAFAEDVSQYWLNFARYATPFSSTLEGKVAWPAWRPDNDITLCLGRQGEAHISLKENFMKRRLRILSLFRRAMVKLK
- a CDS encoding methyl-accepting chemotaxis protein, which encodes MAILKNFSIRSVMLWILGVFCLLWSGVGLYSVHALGKLGDGNTVDRQLVSQMTLLSKGNDQYFRFITRLSRVMDGAAAGKTPQAADYAPAAAALDAMEAQLVKFKAGAPGPMDAATSAAVIDSWQKLLDAGIVPQMTLAKSGDLAAFRTHASNVTPALSRAFGASAEQYNQRASELLDQTRVTVDRLTDITKSIIIAAVVFGLVILLFTDRYLVTMLVRPLDKIRQHFQFIADGDLSHPVQEFGRNCVGKLVPLLNAMQDSLRDAVSAIRSGTDNIYRGAAEISMGNNDLSSRTEQQAAALEQTAASMEQLTATVKFNADNAQQASSLAQTATKTASKGGELVNDVVQTMQEITGSSKKIAEITSVINSIAFQTNILALNAAVEAARAGEQGRGFAVVASEVRNLAQRSAGAAKEIETLISESVQRVDKGSQLVNAAGSTMDEMLKAVSDVNEIMKQIADASHEQSKGISQVGTAVAEMDSVTQQNASLVEEVSAAAGALERQTEELQRSVARFRLAPQAAAAPVAAPQTPLRPRLAPTAAASSSDEWVSF
- a CDS encoding M20 family metallopeptidase — encoded protein: MTAEQVSEQAAAWFDRGEFREVLARRVAMATESQRSDRQAQLRAYLHQEIAPSLVEMGFTLHWLENAEAAHCPFLVARRRENDALPTMLCYGHGDVVFGDDENWRSGLTPWQLSEEGDRWYGRGSADNKGQHSVNIAALQQIFHARGGHLGFNCTLLFEMGEEISSPGLAALCQQHGELLQADLFIASDGPRVNAERPTLFLGSRGCVNFQLSINARDNACHSGNWGGLLSNPATQLANAIASLVNQQGQLQVTALKAPSVSAAVRDILSDIIVAGNPGDPQTDITWGEAGLSQSERLYAANTLEVLSMVAGNPQRPMNAIPPTATAVCQLRFVVGTDWQNLVSHLQAHLVAHGFPQVEVTFLRGSPATRLDPTDPLVDWTLAIMAESSGKKPALLPNLGGSLPNDVFADILGLPTLWIPHSYPACGQHGVNEHMLKSIAREGLLIMTRLLWQLGEQGNAIVARHRAHRTPEAK
- a CDS encoding transporter substrate-binding domain-containing protein → MKKLSALFVAVGLFSSASVLAQETLRYGVESQYPPFESRNAQGELEGFDIELGNAICKAAALSCSWVESSFDALIPALAAKKFDAINSAMNITEAREKSIAFTKPVYRIPSMLVGKAGSGLKQATAEGLQGKNIGVLQGSIQETYAKKHWEPKGVTVTSYQDQNQVYNDMIAGRLDGTLVMSAAGQSGFLDKPQGKGFAFIGKPVEDDKILGSGIGFGLRKDDSALKQQLDTAIDKVQADGTLTALAKKYFPGIDVATGK
- a CDS encoding LysR substrate-binding domain-containing protein — protein: MPRRPLPLNALHAFLVTARHLNLTRAAQELCITQGAVSRKIAALEAWLGFSLFERHARGLYLTSRGAALLPELNQGFALIADAADKATSQSARMTLKAPTCALRWLLPKLMAFEQQHPEIEVALTTTLDHSQQLDGFDAAILYGAQLDQADVLFAETLTPVVSRSLLDGDTLSLAALSRLTFLHPTQDDIDWRLWLQAQRAEVKMARNQYFDTMDLAISAAIQGFGVTVADVTLIQADLASGRLHAPFSASVKTGAVYSVLYRRQETTANQAALIAWLQGN
- a CDS encoding methionine aminotransferase, whose translation is MTLSSAVAPRSKLPDVGTTIFSVIGQLSAQHNAINLSQGAPNFPCDPLLVESVSRAMREGHNQYASMLGLPALREVLAEKVLGLYGRDYDAGSEVLITGSASQGLYMAIAGLVHAGDEVIFFEPAFDSYAPVVRLQGATPIALKLQQPDFAINWDEVRAAITPRTRMIIINTPHNPSAQVLSDADLAQLAALTRHTDIVVLSDEVYEHILFDGRRHCGMATHAELAERSVVVSSFGKTFHVTGWRVGYCLAPAALMEEVVKVHQFMMFSADTPMQVGFAEYLRNPHTWLSLGEFYQRKRDLLAQALGDSPFRLLPSAGSFFMLASYGHFSDESDSEMVKRLIVDHGVATIPLSAFYTDGTDNRLIRLSFAKDDATLLLGAQALCQVLPR